The DNA region TCAATGGCGCGCGACGCCATCCGAACTCAGTTCACTTTCTGAATCCGCCTCCGGGCGAAGACCTACTATCGACGCTCGCAAACCTCTTCAAACACATAACTCAGGCCACCGACCGTAGGCTTATCGCCTTTGTCGATAGTCGCAAACAGGTCGAACTCCTCACCAGTATTGCGATTCGGGGGCAGCACGAGGAGGAGGCCGATGCCGCAGCAACTCCGACTGCCGAGGACGACAACTCGGGGTATCGCGAGGTTGAGGACAGCCTGGAATTCCTGAGCCGAATGTCGATACTGCCCTATCGCTCAGGCTATGAGGAGCAGGATAGACGCCTCATTCAGTCGCGCCTTTCAGACGGCAGTCTGCATGGGGTCATTTCTACGAGCGCATTGGAGCTTGGCATCGACATCCCGTCCCTCGATACTGCGGTTCTGGTTGGAGTGCCAGCCTCATCAACGAGTCTGCGCCAGCGAATCGGGCGAGTTGGCCGGCACAAGGCTGGCGACATCTTCGTGGTCAACTCCGGGTCCATCTACGACGAGGCGGTATTCGCTGACCCTGAGTCCTTGCTCACTCGCCCTCCCGCTGAGGGTGCCCTCTATCTTCAAAACACGCGGATTCAGTACATCCATGCACTGTGCCTCGCCAGGTTAGGAGGTGAGCACGACAAAGTTGCGAACTCGGCAGTTGACGACTTCGCCTTCACCTCAGAAATTGAGTTCCCTCCCGGATTCGTCGAAATCTGTGAGATGGAGAGAACTGGACAGGTGCCGGTCGACCTGCAATCCATGAAGCATGAGGCCGGCGAAAGCCCCAACCACACGTTCCCTCTCAGGGACGTCGAGTCGAGTTTCAAAATCATCTGCAAGAACGGCCCGGAGGAGTTCTCCCTCGGCTCACTAAGCTACTCTCAGTGTCTTCGCGAGGCATATCCAGGCGCTGTGTACAGATATGCGACAAGGGCGTTTCGCGTGTATCAGGTGAATCTCCGAAGCAAGGAAGTGAGGGTCCGCAAAGAGCGCAACTATGTCAGCAAGCCTTGCGTCTTGCCAACGCTGGTGTTTCCAAACCTAAGCCACGGCAACATCTTCCAGCGAATCCGAATTGGCGAACTGGTGGCGGTCGAGTGCAACCTGCAGGTCAGGGAATGGTTGAACGGATTCACGGAGCGAAGGGGCAACACGGAGTTTACGGTGACGTACCCGCACATCAACGCCAAAATTGCGTTCACCTACCCCCATTCGACTTTCGTCAGGAACTACTTCACAAGCGGGCTCGTGTTCTTCCATCCATGCATGATGGAGGAGGGTGTGAGCAGGGATTTGCTCACAATGCTGCTGCTTGAATCGTTCCTTCTTGTCGTACCTTTCGAGCGGAGCGATATCAGCGCTGCCTCAGACAAACTTCGGACAGATTGGGAGGACACGCCCAAGGAATCGCGATTCGTGAGCATTTACGATTCGACCTATGGGAGCCTCCATCTCTCGGGCCGACTCCTCGAAGAAGGAACTCTGAGGCTTGCCCTTCACAAGTTGCTGGAGTTGGCAGACCAACCGGAGGTTGACGCAGTGACTCGCCATGCTGCACGAACGCTTGCGGGTCTAGCCGACGAGCCCATCCAAGTAACCTCAAGCAGCCTCGATTATGTGCCGACGGGCGGCGATGAATCCAGTGTTTGCGTTATCATGCCCGGCAGCGTGGGCCTCCACCTGACCAACAACAACGAGGTGTTTGAAGTCGAGAGGGTCTATTGGAATCCTATGGAGAATGGCTTGTTCTACAGGGGGCGGTTGGATACGATGCTGAACCAAGACGACCACTTGCTGACACCGGTCGAACGCGTACAACCCATTCCCGGCGAATCGCAGTTGGGAACCTACAATTTGGAAACGGGAGACCTGCAACCATCATGTGCACCATAGAACAGGTCGCCCCTCATGAGGCCGGGCACGTCGTAGTCGCGGCGTCCTTTGGGCTCAATGTGGGCGACGTCTCTATCGACCCGAGTGACCGATTCATGCTGGCTGTGCCAACCCAGGTTCCTCGGGAGGCAGTAGCCTGCTCTGTAGCAGGATTTCTTGGGGAGGTCGGATGAAGTGGCAACCTGAACCGCGCCGGCCGGGTTTGCGAGGCGACCCCTACGAGCCCCCGTTTCAGCGTCACTCAGTCGCAGAACGTGAGGAATTCTTCAGACTGGCAGACGAATACCGGGCGA from Fimbriimonadaceae bacterium includes:
- a CDS encoding DEAD/DEAH box helicase → MKAMSVEDYLRESGWQEVAHLLVDGCEARMAQLDPAIASVHTIDFAEETHPDGLYLHQVEAIHRYCSGQNVCLATGTSSGKTRLFHCAAVEEFAKDPDARVVCLYPLKALANEQEQRWAESMPVVIPGCKVGRISGDVPVKARAQILNNSHVVVMTPDVMHAWLLPNANDRHVRAFLQNLRLVVVDEAHAYTGVFGSNSGFLFRRLRHLCTMLGCPPRFVAASATIARPEEHLRLLTGLDFSIVDEQFNGARRHPNSVHFLNPPPGEDLLSTLANLFKHITQATDRRLIAFVDSRKQVELLTSIAIRGQHEEEADAAATPTAEDDNSGYREVEDSLEFLSRMSILPYRSGYEEQDRRLIQSRLSDGSLHGVISTSALELGIDIPSLDTAVLVGVPASSTSLRQRIGRVGRHKAGDIFVVNSGSIYDEAVFADPESLLTRPPAEGALYLQNTRIQYIHALCLARLGGEHDKVANSAVDDFAFTSEIEFPPGFVEICEMERTGQVPVDLQSMKHEAGESPNHTFPLRDVESSFKIICKNGPEEFSLGSLSYSQCLREAYPGAVYRYATRAFRVYQVNLRSKEVRVRKERNYVSKPCVLPTLVFPNLSHGNIFQRIRIGELVAVECNLQVREWLNGFTERRGNTEFTVTYPHINAKIAFTYPHSTFVRNYFTSGLVFFHPCMMEEGVSRDLLTMLLLESFLLVVPFERSDISAASDKLRTDWEDTPKESRFVSIYDSTYGSLHLSGRLLEEGTLRLALHKLLELADQPEVDAVTRHAARTLAGLADEPIQVTSSSLDYVPTGGDESSVCVIMPGSVGLHLTNNNEVFEVERVYWNPMENGLFYRGRLDTMLNQDDHLLTPVERVQPIPGESQLGTYNLETGDLQPSCAP